CATTCCGGATTTAGGAGAACAAATTGTTGATTTAAATAGTAGAATAGCGGATTTAGAGAACAAAGAGCAGCTGTAACTAACTGGTCTTTTTTATATTTAAAAGGAGGTGAACAATTGGAGCGAGTTCATGATATTTTCAGAAGTCTTAACATAATCGATGTTTTTAATTCAGCACAATTTAAAGCGGCTTCACTTGTAAGTGGTGGAGTGGGAACATTCTTAAGTCTGGTATATGGAAAAACAAATTTAATATGGATCTTTATTCTGATGATGGTAGTAGCTTTAGATTGGATTACAGGAAGTAAAGCGTCAAAATTAGATGGATCGTATTCATCAGCATATGGAGTAGAAGGCATCGCACGTACTGTGGTGCTTTTTTTATTACCGTGCTTAGCTCACATGTTTGATATTGCCTTTAAATTACCTGATTTCTTTTTCTTTATGGTAACTGGCGGTTTAACATATCACATTTTCAACAGTTTCACAGCTAATTGCGTTCGTGTTGGTTGGGATAAATGGATTCCAACATGGTTATTGGAAAGTGTAGCGAGTGAAATCGAAGCAAAAATAAAACGTTCTGATACAAGGAAACGGAGGAAATAACAATGCAAGAGAAATT
This Bacillus paramycoides DNA region includes the following protein-coding sequences:
- a CDS encoding phage holin family protein, whose amino-acid sequence is MERVHDIFRSLNIIDVFNSAQFKAASLVSGGVGTFLSLVYGKTNLIWIFILMMVVALDWITGSKASKLDGSYSSAYGVEGIARTVVLFLLPCLAHMFDIAFKLPDFFFFMVTGGLTYHIFNSFTANCVRVGWDKWIPTWLLESVASEIEAKIKRSDTRKRRK